In Cotesia glomerata isolate CgM1 linkage group LG1, MPM_Cglom_v2.3, whole genome shotgun sequence, one genomic interval encodes:
- the LOC123263570 gene encoding uncharacterized protein LOC123263570 isoform X1, producing the protein MTAEKIRRIRSNKSPRKDEDRKPWNPNLGDKRGRTFTSQRQYDIYTAYKFLEEEADHIKRCGQPLIPFPKIRERTAALLKCGVVSVTKYVKMGEAGIPFKTPGRVRTRKRKYRDVSNDVKEQIRKLIYDACDKSKFSILNLYSIIFE; encoded by the exons atgaCGGCAG agaaaaTTCGAAGGATTAGAAGTAATAAATCGCCGAGGAAGGATGAAGACCGGAAACCATGGAACCCTAATTTAGGTGACAAACGTGGCCGTACTTTTACAAGCCAGCGTCAGTACGACATTTATAcggcttataaatttttagaggAAGAGGCCGATCATATAAAGCGTTGCGGCCAACCCTTAATTCCTTTTCCTAAAATTCG agAGCGTACAGCTGCGCTCTTGAAATGTGGGGTAGTGAGCGTTACCAAGTACGTTAAAATGGGTGAGGCAGGTATACCGTTCAAAACACCAGGTAGAGTACGAACAAGAAAACGAAAGTACAGAGACGTCAGTAATGATGTAAAAGAACAAATCCGGAAGTTAATTTATGATGCTTGCGACAAAAGTAAGTTTTCcattttaaatctttattcTATAATATTTGAATGA
- the LOC123263592 gene encoding threonine--tRNA ligase, cytoplasmic-like has product MTKEDFLKMFEYNEFKVRILKEKVQTPTTTVYRCGPLIDLFRGPHQTHGYARGIVPRCYASSIRDSNGFPGRPMLTPMMHPRFR; this is encoded by the exons ATGACTAAAGAAGATTTTTTGAAGATGTTTGAGTACAACGAGTTCAAAGTGAGAATACTGAAAGAAAAAGTTCAGACTCCAACTACTACAGTCTACAGATGTGGGCCGTTGATTGATTTATTTCGTGGTCCTCATCAGACACACGG GTATGCTCGGGGCATTGTCCCCAGGTGCTATGCATCCAGCATTCGCGATTCAAATGGATTCCCTGGTAGACCAATGCTAACGCCGATGATGCATCCACGTTTCAGATGA
- the LOC123263570 gene encoding uncharacterized protein LOC123263570 isoform X2 — translation MTAEKIRRIRSNKSPRKDEDRKPWNPNLGDKRGRTFTSQRQYDIYTAYKFLEEEADHIKRCGQPLIPFPKIRWIIDHLSIHVQSRRGLRKPKSSFSAVFSSLWENYKYRSYNSRI, via the exons atgaCGGCAG agaaaaTTCGAAGGATTAGAAGTAATAAATCGCCGAGGAAGGATGAAGACCGGAAACCATGGAACCCTAATTTAGGTGACAAACGTGGCCGTACTTTTACAAGCCAGCGTCAGTACGACATTTATAcggcttataaatttttagaggAAGAGGCCGATCATATAAAGCGTTGCGGCCAACCCTTAATTCCTTTTCCTAAAATTCG gtgGATTATTGATCATTTATCAATCCA tGTCCAAAGTAGACGAGGCTTACGCAAGCCAAAGTCCTCGTTTTCAGCTGTATTTTCATCCCTctgggaaaattataaatatcggTCCTACAATTCGAGGATTTAG